Proteins from a genomic interval of bacterium:
- a CDS encoding long-chain fatty acid--CoA ligase, producing NYEELDHEFSSHQLSDSEVQEEINKRLEAIRRDVNSRLKLFSRINKIIEQKEPFEKTPTLKIKRYLYI from the coding sequence TAACTACGAAGAGCTGGACCACGAGTTTTCTTCCCACCAGTTAAGCGATTCGGAAGTGCAGGAGGAGATCAACAAACGGCTGGAAGCGATCCGGCGCGATGTCAACAGCCGGCTCAAGCTCTTTTCGCGCATCAACAAGATCATTGAGCAGAAGGAGCCCTTTGAGAAGACTCCGACTCTGAAAATCAAGCGCTATCTTTATATCTGA